The Thermothelomyces thermophilus ATCC 42464 chromosome 4, complete sequence region GTTGTCATGGGTAATGCAGCTTGCGGGTGAAGTTGGAGCAGTGGAAGCTCTGTGAACGCCCATTTCAGTGAGAGAGTAAGACGCAGCCAATCACACTGAGGCCGGATCATGCGTTAAGAACAGCTACACGTCGCGAAGCAGTTGCCGGACCTGCAAGCTGAGACCCATTTGCCAGGGAAGCGATGGGTGCGTGGAATTGATGACTGCGCGCCGACAGTGTAGGAGGATTAGGTACACGCGCGTGCTCTCACGGGTCCCGCCGGCAGAGGCTGTTTTAGCAGGACATGTGCCGACTCTGGCCCATCTTTGTAGAGTTTCTCTTGCCATCCATATCCGCGGGGTGGAACGATATCGGACAGATCCACGAGCACTCCGCTTTTCCAGTTCCTTAAGAGGGGTGAGAAGGCACAGCTGAAGCCGGCAAGCCAAAAAAAGTCCATCGCTTTCTGCATCGTCTCGGGGTCGTTTTCGCCTTCCTCGACGTACTCGTAGACAATTGCGATGTATTCCTGGTCAGGCGTGAGGTAACGTTTGATCCTGTCAACCTGAACTGGGGGCGGCCGGAGTGTCCAGTGCAGTTCCCGGAATATCGTACCGGGGATTGTCAGCCAGCCGTAGCATTTCTTCACGCGTGGCATGGTCGATATCTGGCAGAAGCCTTCTTGGGGGGGCCCAGAGCCCTGATCGGCCGGTGACGGCTGTTTCAGACGTGCCTCGTCGGAAAAGGCGGCGAGGTTGGCGATCGCGTCGTCCCAAGTTGTCGGCTTGGGGTTGACCAAGATTGGACGAGAGGCTGCAGCCGCCTGCTCCACTGCGGTTTGCATCATCTGGAGGAGAGCGGCATTCTGGCATTCTCGCTGCGGGGCGTAGTAAGTTGGAAAGTCGACGGGCTGGGCATCCCAGAACTGGCGGGAAACATGAGCGATGATGGTCGATAAGCGGGGCCAGTTTCTCGGGGGCCGGGATACAGGAAGCCTGATGAGGGAACGACTTACCACCTTCAGTACGAAAGGTCCTTGGGTCCCGAAGCGGACCTTCCAAACATAGCCATCTAATCCGCCGCCCATACGGGCTTCCCAAACCATGCTGTCCAGGTCGAAAGGGCAGCGGCGCAGCCGGGGCATCTCGAAGTCTGCGGCAGTCGTCTTGGGCGGCCCAACCATCGGCGCGTCGTCGCGGAAAGGTGTCTGTGCTGCTTCCAGCCACGGCCGTCGGCGTCGCACTCTGCGCTGCAAGGCGACTCGCACCTCAACGTAATCTGACGACATGAGAGGGGAATAAGGGATCGAGACAAGTGAGCTTGAGGAGGCAAATGGCAGGCGCGAGGTTGTCTTGCTAAATTACGCGATTCGATGAAGAAAGCAGCCTTGGTCGAGGCAGGCAACTGCAAACAAGTGCACTGCAGTGCAATATCACAAGGCCCCACACTCGCCTAACACCCTCTTAAATCGAGCCCTCTGCCGCGCAACTTTGATTGCCCTGGAATCGGTGTGcatactgtatgtacatacatccttCGTATATACATACCTGAGATAGGTACGATAAAGCACAGGTTTTCGTCGAGGCTCACCTTTATCGATGCCAATGGAAATGAGCGTGTCACTACAAGGGAGCAGTGGAAGAAGGTTCCTGGTGGATATCAGCTCACTGGGAGGAAGAATGTTTACTTCACCAAGCGCTTCCCTTAGGCTGGGCAGCAAGGACAGTCAAGCGTTCTTCAAGAACCACCTATTTCCTCTGACCCTACTTCCTCGGAATCATCAGAGTCGGTTTTCTTTTATTATCATTCGCGTATTCCCGCGGGTTTCAATCAAGTCGGCGTAATTAAAAGACACTGAGAGGGCGAAGAAAGTTCAAATGAGGTGGGATATTCCGAGCGCGGCGAGGGCAGACTGGATAAGGTATTATGTTCATTTGTCTCCTCCTGCCAGTTTACCGTGGTGCCTGTTAGGCTCCCGCAATTGGCGACCATTGAAGTCTTGCTCAAGTTAGGTCTTCAGCGTAATTCACCCTCTTTCTCACATAGCTCGACGGACGCACCTCGTTCTACCATACCTCCAGTAGTCTCTCCGAGGTAAAGAGTAGAAAACGTTTCACAGGTTTGTATTATCAGTGTAATTTACAGGAGTCATCGCCCTGGTagcggtacggagtactcttTGGATTAAGACTCGGGCAATTTGGGTCCTCAGTTGAGTGACGTGACGTAAGGACCATAGCTCTCAGGGAACTGTATGTATCTTGCTCGATTTCATCTACCCTGATGAAGTAAAGTACACTTAAGGCTCAGTATCTTTGTGATCAACCCCAACAGTGGAATCTTCTTCCGCTCCGCAACGTTTGCAGAACCGACCGAGCTCAGATATAAGGCTGGAGGCTGGGCAAAACCTTGGTGTACGCGGTACCGCTCGGCGGCTCACTAAGCGAGGTTAGACagggagggaaaaaaaaacaagatCTTCAGAAAGGAATGAAATGAGAGAAGAAAAATAAGAAAACACTCACATCGAGTACATGTAGTCGGCCCACCAGGGACCGGCAGCCCACCAGAGCCAGCCCTGCCAGACGTCCGAGTTCTCCTCCATGAAGGAGAGCATGCCGGTCAGGGCCGAGATGCACTGGTCGttggcgccgccggccgtCTCGCCCAGGATGGCCTTCTTGCCGTTGGCCTTGAGCCACTCGGTCGCCGCCTGGAGGCGCTCCCGGCCGATGGTGCCCGAGACGCACTGCTCGTGCGTGCCCGACCCGTCCTCGTCCAGGTACTGGTGCATCTCGTAGATGAGCTTGTCGTCGCCCTCCGGGTCCGACAGGTTCAGCAGGGACTCGCCGTTGCCCGAGGAGACCTGGAAATGACATGATTGTCAGCTGCTATTACACCGGTCCAAAAAAACAAAATCATAAAATCAATATAAATATCCGGATCAGAAATCCGTGTTCGTACCCAGGTCCATGCGCCCGTCCACGAGTTGCCCTCGATAAAGATGTACTGCGAggtggcgccggcggcccggATGCCGTCGATGGCGGCCTGGTTCAGATTGACAACGAGCGATTGGTCCATGTCGTGGTACTCGTTGTTGGTGTCGAAGATGACCTTGTCGTTGTCGGCAAACAGCCCGGCCGTGGTCGTCCACCAGGCCTTGAAGCCTTCGACGTCGGTGATGACTTGCGTGTAGTACCGGCCTGTGAAATTTGGTGGAGCAAGTCTTGGTTAGCTTGTCTGCCACGGTCCCAAGACATGGTCATTGTAAGCTGGTCGTACCGAAGTTATGGGGGTCAATGACAGCATAGGCTCCCTTGCTCGTGACGTAGGAAACGGTCTGAAATTCCGGTCAGCAAATTCCGGCCCCCCGTTCTTGAGAAGCTCTATGTCTGTTTCATACATCGATAAGCCCCGCGGAGTACGTTTCGTTGACGGTTCCCGTCAGTTGGTTGGGGATAAGACGCTCCCTGCAACCCGTTGTCAGCAATGTGTGCCCTCTTTACTTGTAAAGCGAAGCGGAAAGGGCACTCAGTCCTACATCATAAACGGGATGCGAATGGTGTTCATTCCGGTGGCGAGGAGTGTCTGATTTTCGAAAGCCTGGTTACTTCCATTGTTCCTTTTTCGTCATGGTAGCTCGAAGTTCAAAGACACTTACATCAATGCTCGACTTGGCCGGCCAGGTGTAGTGCTTGTTGAGCTGGCCCGGGAGCGTGTCCTGGCCAAACTCGGCGCAGGACTGGTTGACGCCGACAAACTTGAACTTGCCCGCGCGCTTTGTCTTGGTTGTGCAAGTCGGCGCTGCCAGGGCCGAGCTGGCAGCTGCGGCACCGAGAAGGACGTCGAGGAACTTCATGGTTGAGTTGGTTGTCGACAGAAAGTAAACCGCTTCCTGCTGCACCAACGGTTCCGCATGGGGTCCCTTTCTGAGATGGCCATTGCAGATTTATATGTCCAGCTATAGGTAGCTCTTTCACAAGTTTGTTGAAGGGGGTTTACTCATTATCAAGATGCGTGCTCGGAAAGGTTGGCTCCGCGCTCGAGACCAGGTTATAGCGCAGATCTTTACTATATTAACCCGCTCATTCATTCAACTCGGAACGCGCCCCGGGGCTGTTTCCGCTGGCCTCCAATCCCAAGCAGATCATCTCCGGCAATAACAATTTTCGGCGCGCTCGGTGCATCCACAGCTCCCCGTCATCCCCGGGCCGCTGCCGGGCGGGGATTCCAAACAACCGGGGCACTCCCGAGCCAGCAATTAGTGACAAGATTGTTAACAAGAGGGCCCAAAAGGGGATGCTTCTTccgcccccctccccctaaAATCAGCCGAGTGAGTGCCCGAGGAGCGACACTTAGATTCGCCGCGCATAAACACAGGAAACACTCGAAAACTCATAAGTGTGATTTACTTAGCTTGTTTCAACATTACGAGATAGTCCGAGAAAACGAAGCATATCATGGTTGACGTAAACGAAACCAGCGTACCTTACTTCGTACTAGATCCACTATCAACAGAAAGATTTGAGGTAATACCTAATTAACAAAAGATCCCGACGGGGCCGACGGCCAGCTTGAACAAGACATTGAATTGTTCAGTGGTCATGTAGCAGCAAAACGACCGTAGATCGAGACGGTTTCGTGTTGAGCAACGCAAAAGGACAAGAATGGTTACGGTACAAAAGACATCATCTGATTACGTGACTTGACGCGTCAAACTACTGGTAATTCCCTGTGACGACACTTAGCAATAACAATATCCTCGTCCTTCGGTAAGAGAATAATTACCTATTCTCGCTGTGATTTTTTTTCTGAGGTTTAATAAGTAACCTTACCTTAAGGTATTAATTAACCTAGTCCTGCCTCATGCATGCATATTATTGAATCGAAGCTTCAATTGCTAAGTCTCTGAGAGGTGTATACATTGAAGAGCGAAGGAAGGAGCTTCGCTTCTATATAAACGGCTAATCTTCCAGATTAATCTGTGCACCCATTGGATGCCATACGCTTGGCAGCCCGTGGTGCTCTTTCCCTCTCCAATTATCACAGTCGAGGGTGCATTTGAAGCGAAGCTTCATGCCTACTGTGGGCCTCGATGAGAGGTGCGCGAAGCGTACACCACAGTCAGGGTATTTTAATAACTAATTACAATGACATGCCAAGCTGAAGAAGTATTGTTGAACAAGAGAATTGCCCCCGAACCTTGGCTTCTCCGTGCGGTAATTAACTAAGTAATTACTTTATAATCGTTCTACTGCACTCAAAAGTATCATTGATTCATATCAGATTCCATCGCCACGCtccttgctgctgctgctgctggtgttgGTGCTACTGGTGTTCAAAGTGCCAGAAGGTGTTGATCTCGTCGGCGCCCATGTGGTGCATCGTCACGATCGGGTGGCACTAGTGTGACGGGCCGAAGGGTAAGGTTGATGGCTTCTCGCCGTTCATACTAGGCCACTAAGGAGGGAATGGAAAAAAAGAACGTTTCTCGCTCTGTCAGCGCTGATCAAAACTCCTCGTGGGTCATAGGAGCCCTCAATTGCCCCAAGCGTGACCCAATGAAAGAAGTACCAAGTAATTAGGCATTGTAAATAAGTGGGTATTAATTAATCGACCTACGCTTTGCTGAAGGCTCAAGCCTGTCTTGTCCTTCAAGGCGCGGGCAAAGACGTAGTCGCCGCAGCATTCCTCGCGGGTGAGCACGTCGTCATCCGGATGCTTGCCGACAAACTCCTCCATGGCGCCCTTGCTGAGGAGATAGCCGGAGCCGCCGTGGCCAAAGATGAAGGTCTCTTCGTCCTGTCGGATCCGCGCCGCACTGCCAAGGTACAGCTTCCTCCTCGGGTCCAGCTTCCCGAGCCACTGTATCAGATTTGGCCACACGACATATGTGTCGGCGTCGACGAAGAGGTACCACTAGTAGCCGGGGCGCATCTGGTACGCCTTCTTGGCGATGTGAACGTTCTTGCACCGGTCCAGCCTCCAGCCCTCGCGCGCCGGGTCGCCCAGCTTGTCGCATTCCCCCTGGCCGACGACACACCATTGGTTGCCTTCCTTGACGCCGGGCAGCATGGTCGAGAGGCTGTCGTGGATCTGCTGGCCGGCAATATTCTGGTCCATATCGCTAAAGATGAGAAAGTCTGGCAGGCACCGTAGCACCGTCAGGAGCTGCGTGGGCACCCGGGCAAAGGCTTCGGATGCGCCTGTCTTCATGACCAGCAGCACCTTGCTGGTGTCCGGGAATCTCTCGCATTCTGGGTCCCTCGCAGATGGCAACAATCCAGAAcggtgaggaggaggaagaggaggagtgGGATCCGGTGTTGGATGGGCAACTTCGAGCGTTACGCACTGGGGAAAAGGGTAGTTATGAGGCCTTTGGTAGAAATAAGCCTCGCGCCGGCTATTAGAACAGGGTAATAGCCATATCTTTGAGAAGTAGACGAAGATGAGAAGAATGCTGACCGCGGTGAGGGCGGGAGTGACAAATGGCTTCAACCGGGTGATCATTTTGAAAGCTGTTTCTGTTCGGGATGGACACGAATTAATTAACCTAATGTTTCTCGCGTGAccttcttctcttcctcctcgggAGGATAGTTACTGGACGGGTGGAACGCCTCGGTAATGAAAAGGACCAACGGCTGGTATGAGAGTTCAGCCTCTGCCCGATCCTCGATGGCAGCTTGATGTCTCGGAAACGGGCCGCATATCTGGACATGCAAGGTTAGAAGCCTCCATGCATGCTGCATCGCACGCTGCGGTCACACGTGTCAGGCCGATTTCGCGGGCTTGCAGTGCTGGAGAGGCTGCGGCATAATCGCGTGTAATAATCAACCCGAATCAAACCGCCTGACGCGGCGCCATTGGTGCGGAGGTTACTTTGCGGCTCCCAAGAGAACGGTTAGAAGCGCCGAGATGGGGCCCCTCCGCTAAGCCGGCCAATGTTGGCGACCGGTCGTTGGGGGCTGTTGGTTCGAGTAAGCGCTTCGGCGCGCTTTGTAACCACTTCATTCGTCCACCTCGCGCTAGCTTCGATCTTGTTCCTGCGACCCAACCTGCCGCCTGCGAACGGGGCTCTCTCGCAAGGAGGATGCAACGCCCACAGGCAGAGCCAAGAACAAGGTCAACAATGGCGGGGGGAATAACTACCCGAAGAAATAAAATCCGAGCTTAGAGATGTCCTTTTGCTGATAGCCCTTGTATGCCCTCGAATATAGTGCGCAATTGCCAGCCTAAGTGCACAGGTGGTGCGGTACATACAGAAGGCTTGCTTGGTGTTCGGTCCGCCCGACAATGCACGTCCTCGCTGACGGTTCGCAACGCCAGGGTCGTCAGCCGAGACGGAGGAACGCGTCGACGAACTCGAACATGGTGATATGGGGGCGGCCCGTTGATCACCAAGCATCGCCTCACCCTCTGTCCCGAAGAGGGGCGAATGCCGAAGATAGCCAGAGGGAATACTTGTGGAATACTCCAGATGGGGACAAGCCCGACTTCGCCGAAGCCTACACCTACGGCGACGAGATCCTCATCTCGTGGAACGCGCTCAACAATAGCATCTACGACCTCTGGCTTACTAGTTGGCAAGTCGGGCCCGACCCGGTAGTACTGTGCTTGGCAAGTAAGTCTGAGACCAAACCTAACCCACCCACCTCGTTATTCCAGGGGGCGGACCTGCTGACAACGGCCGACAAAGGGGCAGTGAATCTCACTCAAGATGGCAGCCTCAAGCTGGTCACTTCCGATCCCCCGGCGGCAGAGTTTGCCAGGGAGACGAAGTACGTCTTCCGCTTCAAGCCGCCGACAAGCCAGGGCGAGTTCGTGGCGTCGGACCCGGACCTGTCCAGCCCGGGCTTCTTGCTCGTCGAGCCATCCTTCCACCAGAACAACTTCGTCCCGAGCACCACAGGCACCACGCAGTCTCCCTCGGCGACACCGGCACCGATACCGACACAATTCCCAGCGACACCATCGCTCGACGTGGCCACACCGCCCGCCGGGTCGGAGGACACGAAGCCCAACATGTCGCCCATCGCAGCGGCCGGGTTAACAATAGGGCTGATACTGGCAGTCGTGCTCTTGGTGGCCGTGGAGGTGGGCTACCTCATGTGGCGgcgcaggcggcggcggcggcggggacaCGGGGACGAAAGCGACGAGAAGACGCCGGCGCCCGCtcggaggaggtggtggaaGCGGCGCAGCAAGGACGAGAGCGACCGCGGGTTGTTTATCCAGGTGGGCAAGGCTGAGAGGATCGTTGATGACAAGGTCTGGATGTCGCCGGAGTTGCCGGGTGATTCGACATGGGGCCAGAGTGTGTTGCATGAACTGCAGGGGTCGCGGCTCGGAAGGGGAAATCCACCAAAACGGTCTCTGACGATAAACAGTTCGGTGGTGGAGCTTGAGGCTGGGAGGGGAGTGAGTGAACCTCGTGTCTGACACGATGAAGTTCGGCAATCGAAGAATGTTGTCTCCGATGCCCCGTACCTCGTACTCCCCAACTTGTTGCGCGGCCGGATAAATTTCTCGCTGCATATCGCTGTGTTTTCCGAAACATCGGCGACGGGTTACTTGAGAGAGATTAAATTAGGCATCTGTGCGTGGCCGGCCTGGCCGAGCCTCTTgggaaggaactcgagaagaAGCGTTGTTTGGGAGTCGGACCTACGCAGTAAGAACCGGTCACAAGACCGAAATTGCAGGGCCTGGTCTACCTAACCGTTGACAAGCCATCGTCTCAGCAATGTGCCTGGGCTGCCTTAGCAGATCCCTTAGCTTGTAACGCTGTAGAGTGTTAGTGAAGCACTGGCTGCTGCGGCTTGGCAGGATCTGTGCCCCACCTGCCCATGAAGGCAGCAGTGCTTTGGAATCCATGCTGATGAAGCGCGCGAGCTTATGCACCGCTGCCGTCATCGACGTTTCCCCAGACTTCCATTCCCGTTCGTCCCATCGGCTCTTTGCCTCGTGTGCAAGACACGGACCTGCTGGTGCTTGGTTCCTGCTGGCagcttcttttttttccccttttattcttcttctccgACACTCTTTACTTCCAACGATATTTCTCTTCCCACCCAAAGGACCGAGACCATTCTGTTTCTTCTTCCCGCTAGCGCGCCCGTGACCGGGTCATCCCGACCACCGTCTTGTGCAGTCCGATCCGCGAGCGGCTTGTCGATTTGTCCTGTTTGCATCTCCAGGTCCATGCAAACGATATCGATCTCCACTTTATACCAGCCCGACATTGATTCTCGACTCCCGCCCTGAGGGCGTACGGAATACATCAGACGCGAACACCCTCTAAGAGAACCCCGCAACCGTGATCAGGATGCGGCGCTCGTCGCTGGACCTGACCGAACCGGCTCGGAACATCGAGGAGTCGAATGGGCAGCCATCCGCCGACATGACCGACGCTACCGCCGACAACATTCTCTCGCCTCCCGCTGAGGAGATGGAACTCATCGGTGACGATAGCGAAGCCACCGCTAGAGTGTACACACCGCCGCCGCACATTGCCGCACGGCTATTCTACCGTCCGACGAACCAAACTCGACGCAAGGACAGCGCGGCTTCATCTCGCCGCAACAGCATATCATCTGCGACGTCGCGCTCCTCGCACGGCGGTGTCCGCAACGGCGGCCCGCAGAGCAAATACATTGCACAACATCTCCGCCGCGCCTCCATACTGGAGGACCGGAAGGCGCGGCTTGCTGACCGTGCCGCCCATGCCGAAAAGGTGCGCCTCCGAGCGGCGCTGGCCAAGGCCAGGACAAGGAACGCAAGTGTGAGTGAGGAGAGGGCCCTGGCTGCCGCGCAAGCCCGGGAGCGCAACCTTGCCGAGATCGCTGCTGCCTGTGCCGAAGAGGTCAGGCGAGCCAAGGCTGTTGCCGAGAGTATGAAGGAAAAGCGGGAACAGGAGATCCGAAAGATGAAGCTTCAGATGGAGGAACGCCTGGCCGAggcggagaggaggagggaggagcTACGCAGCCGAAATGCTGCCAAGGCGAAGGGGAGAGAGCGCGGGCAGAGCCTAGGGACCCGCAAGCCCCCGGCGGCCGACGTCGTGCCCGGAGCCCAGGAGGCGAAGCATTGGGCGCGAGCTCCCCTCACCAAAGAGGTCGCTGCCTCCAAGATATTGTGGTTTTGGAGGGCCAGCAAGAGGAAACAATATGTGGCCGAGTTTTCCGCCTTGGGCCTATCCTTGGACGCCGTGCGCGAAGCCTCCTTTGATGAGGTCACGATGCTTCTCTCTCAGGAGCGCGTCCTAGTTTTGACCTCGCGTATCCTTCGCATCTGCGGACTCAACGAAGGCGACCCCGGCTCCGTCGAGGAGATGGCCGCGGTGAGGTCTTTCCTGAGTGCCTTTCTGATCTTAGGTCACCCATCGCAGGTTCTCAGCAACAAGGACACCGAGATGGCGGAAGAGGCGGAGCTGGGCCAGGCGCACCCTATTCCCAAGGACAGTCTTGCCAACCCTCAGTCTCAAGAGCTCGTTAGCAAGGCCAGAGACCTCCTGGTTCTGTTCGAGAACGTTCTTGGTCGGTTGACCGCTTTCAACCACTACACGCCGCCACTGGCCCTGCTGGCCGCGTTTCCAGAGGTATATGCCACCTTCTACAACGCTCTGATTGCCTGGAAGGCCCGCGACTCGAGCTCGCTGGTTGACCTGATGGTCATGCAGTTTGTAGAGCTTGACGCCATCTGGGAGTCTGTGAAGGACACCACGGACGGCTCGGTGGACCAGGTCTACAAGGAGAGCATCCGTAACAACCAGCTCCTCCTGCTCGTCCGGATCAAGCGGCTAGCCGGCGCTGCCAAAGGGAAACAGCTAGTCGCGGACGCCGTGAAGGCTGCGCGTAAAGCAAGGGCCAAGAAGCCCGTTGGCGACACGAAGCCGCGTATGGCGGAACAGACGGTCACCGAGACGGCGATGGGAGTTCTCGGCGTGGAAGAGAGCAGCGCGCAGCCACAAACGCAGACCCCAACTCCGCCGGCTACCCCGTCAAGGAAGCCGGAGCCGTTCCGGATCAGTGTCGTGATTCCGAGCGGGAAGAGTCTGCTGCCTGACAATCGGATTGTTGTCCACGAGCTGGCCATCAACAAAGAGTTCCGCACCGAGCCACACGAATACCACGAACAACAAGAGCATCTACTGGCTCCGCTATTTCGAGAGATGCGCTCCACCATGCAGTCGCAGAATCGGGAGGCTCACTTCTTCCTACTCCTGAAGGTTGCCGACCTGATCCGGGAGAAGCTCCAGCGCCTGGTCAAGCCCGGCAACTCGATGCATACCTTCATTGGGGAGCTGCTGGATACCGAAATTGCTCAGCGTCAGTTCGCCATGGGCAGCTTCTCCTACGAGAAGTTCTTTCAAGCTATGGGGTCGTTGCTGCCAAAACTCTGCGCGCCCGTCAGAGACGACGAGGTCAAGGTCCTTGTCGAGGAGAAGTTGAGTCATGGCAGCTACGTCGACCGCCTCGAGGCGCTAAATGGCTTCATCGACGTCATGCTCAGCGACTACGCCAATTACCTCCTCCAGCTGGCAGCCCCCCGCCTCATTGAGCAGGCCCCAGCATACGAGGCGAGGGCGTTTGCGGCCGATCTCGAAGCCGGACGACACGACCTCGCCGTCGCCACCAAATGTTGGCGCGCGGCACGGCAAAAACTATTCACAGAGGCATCGCGTCGCGACCCAGAGGGCATCAACCACCCAGGGTCGCGCCCCACCGCGAATCGCATCTACGCGCAGCTCCTTGTCGACCTCTTCACGCAGCTCTCCCCCGTCCCTCGGGAAGAGGTCCCGGAGATGCTCTTGCTTGACCACAAACGCATCATCGAGGCTGGCCGCCTTACCCGCCACATCATCACGACCGGCGCGATCCTCTTGCAGTGCAAGAACCTACTCAAGCGAGATGTCCGCGCCCCTTGGCGGAGCGAGGCCCAACGCATCTTGGCCGTGCTTGAAAAGAGCGACGACCCTCGAGCGACGGACATGACGCCCGACGTGGCTGCCGAGGGCATCAATGCGGCGCTCGAGGCCGGCCG contains the following coding sequences:
- a CDS encoding glycoside hydrolase family 5 protein (CAZy_ID 267986); its protein translation is MKFLDVLLGAAAASSALAAPTCTTKTKRAGKFKFVGVNQSCAEFGQDTLPGQLNKHYTWPAKSSIDTLLATGMNTIRIPFMMERLIPNQLTGTVNETYSAGLIDTVSYVTSKGAYAVIDPHNFGRYYTQVITDVEGFKAWWTTTAGLFADNDKVIFDTNNEYHDMDQSLVVNLNQAAIDGIRAAGATSQYIFIEGNSWTGAWTWVSSGNGESLLNLSDPEGDDKLIYEMHQYLDEDGSGTHEQCVSGTIGRERLQAATEWLKANGKKAILGETAGGANDQCISALTGMLSFMEENSDVWQGWLWWAAGPWWADYMYSIEPPSGTAYTKVLPSLQPYI
- a CDS encoding glycosyltransferase family 31 protein (CAZy_ID 270085), coding for MITRLKPFVTPALTAVSILLIFVYFSKIWLLPCSNSRREAYFYQRPHNYPFPQCVTLEVAHPTPDPTPPLPPPHRSGLLPSARDPECERFPDTSKVLLVMKTGASEAFARVPTQLLTVLRCLPDFLIFSDMDQNIAGQQIHDSLSTMLPGVKEGNQWCVVGQGECDKLGDPAREGWRLDRCKNVHIAKKAYQMRPGY